The following are encoded together in the Drosophila takahashii strain IR98-3 E-12201 chromosome X, DtakHiC1v2, whole genome shotgun sequence genome:
- the raskol gene encoding ras GTPase-activating protein raskol isoform X11 — protein MGRRTYLSRASAISYPSRIEGWLDVCETEGELTRLIKTLPWGPLYCVLQQDDQTFTAYCSEEISRGDVCYEDIPRVRLDRVRRPAKAFWDGPPTLAEENEDSDSCVGGEMSGINDIVLNTTLYSELDTSYEKACRRGSAPTTPILGSKQHQSENNATSRFTNFFSKKSNPLKRTKSVTKLERTKRGSGGLRGSRSHESLLSSHAVMSTIDLSCTGAVGVAPVHQSVLGRRHCFQVRGGPRGERYYSCGSRQERDLWIYSLRKSIAPNAEHTRRTDNSLKMWVYEAKNLPPKKRYFCELQLDKTLYGRTSVKLQTDLLFWGEHFDFPDIPEINVITVNVFREVDKKKKRDKYQFVGSVKIPVHDVTSRVPCEQWYPILSDKAGDSLGRTSGGGGSSGSKDKEQLPTLRIKCRFQSTDILPINVYANFLAYLKENYKRVCETLEPVIGVKAKEDIGQALVLLMHAQGLAGAFLTDVVALDLLRVGDQRLTFRGNSLATKSMEAFLKLTGEQYLQDTLSAPINELIQSERDCEVDPTKASGSSAGSLQRQQAALRGAVRGAWQCIFESHKHFPAQLRNCFATFRERLQQLGRQDMADNLISASIFLRFLCPAILSPSLFNITSELPSARATRNLTLVAKTLQTLANFTRFQGKENFMEFLNDFLEQEAARMQQFLEIISTRPEHPAPDSILDWAGYIDQGKQLSILHSLLSESLAKLPEARQHELDPLQHILDEISRAKEHGNLGTALPGGYLPASSSSTHSIASENQENRQPANPDQLLLQQQQSQLAQPQHAIVSKPLSAERGIMRGVLTPNSLEKNIFRYNDPTVNGVLQQQQLQQQQMQQQQLQQHPHHHSQTSIAGNQYLSSPGGLQHAQSQTSMASSSLNGSSSNLLHQQQQQHVHPMQHPHYCPPAPQTSASSTMERMNPYPYLAHNGNEYEASTPSSTRSRTLPRNGNGSGHPMGNNNQSGSYDDMHGEFQIQISGLDTSSAFVCKSPTPMMKSSLVGGASQAGGGARGHHKLNLGIPDHSGVYVRGGCLNPNSNMPKNLEDLDDLFKYAEEHDVAEHHQHSQQNHQQNHQQQQSHLKPNPGLPPGKEQLSAKSSHCSSGYQSISTNPSPSQSSSPVESQLKAAMGSHNAPLAFKNPSYQLQPSQAGRSSAPSNPQQQFGSRLKPIGGGLVAARAAFLNSGGNLETAAATLTPSSSDEQLSADNYFSYAAAAAAGAGLSGKMEAQRSLSGGSSSSTSASAASTSNLGKNGGGSTAYGRLNGPLKREDVYGAAAGHHQQQQQQQLQQQRDRERDQELKQYAGSVAGSVGSATSAAQRRLSLDSARTLSDSSTDTEGHCNQLQEGKRRRQLRSSGGSGEGKGNGNGNGYDQNGEIQLLQQTLDTLCHTLDRDEAELRDSSDELFGIQRPAGSAGSNGSNNLSLQSESTMRSIIDSFFQSSCRLITMEEELRREQLKMSLALSHKQRVIEEQGQQIAALDAANSRLLSALTALRQRYETQQQQQQQQQHQAPPKTQKPQ, from the exons ATACTTCCTATGAGAAGGCGTGCCGCCGTGGATCAGCGCCCACTACGCCGATTTTGGGCAGCAAACAGCACCAGTCGGAGAACAATGCCACCTCGCGATTCACCAACttcttttccaaaaa ATCCAATCCCCTGAAGCGGACCAAGTCGGTGACCAAATTGGAGCGTACCAAGCGCGGATCCGGCGGACTGAGGGGCTCCCGCTCGCACGAGAGTCTGCTGTCCAGTCACGCCGTCATGTCGACCATAG ATCTCTCCTGCACtggggcggtgggcgtggcgccGGTGCACCAGTCAGTCCTCGGGCGGCGTCACTGCTTTCAGGTGCGCGGCGGGCCGCGTGGCGAGCGCTACTACTCGTGCGGATCGCGCCAGGAGCGCGATCTCTGGATCTACTCGCTGCGCAAGTCGATAGCCCCGAATGCCGAGCACACTCGCCGCACGGACAACTCGCTGAAGATGTGGGTCTACGAGGCGAAGAATCTGCCGCCGAAGAAGCGTTACTTTTGCGAACTGCAGCTGGACAAAACGCTCTACGGGCGGACGTCGGTGAAGCTGCAGACGGATCTGCTCTTCTGGGGCGAGCATTTCGATTTCCCCGACATCCCAGAGATCAATGTGATCACGGTGAACGTTTTTCGGGAGGTGGACAAAAAGAAGAAGCGGGACAAGTATCAGTTTGTGGGTTCAGTGAAGATACCCGTTCACGATGTGACCTCGCGAGTGCCCTGCGAGCAATGGTATCCCATACTCAGCGACAAGGCGGGCGATAGTCTGGGCAGAACTTCTGGAGGTGGTGGATCGAGTGGTTCGAAGGACAAGGAGCAACTGCCCACGCTGAGGATCAAGTGCCGTTTCCAGAGCACCGACATCCTGCCCATCAATGTGTATGCCAACTTTTTGGCCTATCTCAAGGAGAACTACAAGAGAGTTTGCGAAACTCTAGAGCCCGTGATTGGTGTGAAAGCCAAGGAGGATATAGGACAGGCACTGGTTCTCCTCATGCATGCCCAGGGATTAGCCGGAGCCTTTCTCACCGATGTGGTTGCCCTGGATTTACTACGCGTCGGTGATCAGCGACTGACTTTTAGGGGCAACTCGCTGGCCACCAAGAGCATGGAGGCGTTTCTCAAGCTCACCGGCGAGCAGTATCTGCAGGATACCCTCTCGGCGCCAATTAACGAACTCATCCAATCGGAAAGGGATTGCGAGGTGGATCCCACGAAGGCGAGCGGTTCGTCGGCGGGTTCACTGCAGCGTCAGCAGGCCGCTTTGCGTGGAGCGGTGcgaggggcgtggcagtgcATCTTCGAGTCGCACAAGCATTTTCCCGCCCAGCTGCGTAATTGTTTTGCCACCTTCCGGGAGCGCCTGCAACAATTGGGCCGCCAGGATATGGCCGACAACCTGATCTCGGCCAGCATCTTTCTGCGTTTCCTGTGCCCCGCCATCCTGTCGCCGTCGCTTTTTAATATCACCAGCGAATTGCCCTCCGCAAGGGCCACTCGCAATCTCACTTTGGTGGCCAAGACCCTGCAAACGTTGGCCAATTTCACGAGGTTTCAGGGCAAGGAGAACTTTATGGAGTTCCTGAATGATTTCCTCGAACAGGAGGCCGCTCGCATGCAGCAGTTTCTGGAGATTATATCGACAAGGCCCGAGCATCCTGCTCCCGATTCGATACTCGATTGGGCGGGGTACATTGATCAGGGCAAGCAGCTCTCCATTTTGCACAGCCTGCTCAGCGAGAGTCTGGCCAAGCTGCCGGAGGCCAGGCAGCACGAGTTGGATCCACTGCAGCACATTCTCGACGAGATTAGCCGGGCCAAGGAGCATGGGAATCTGGGAACAGCTCTGCCTGGAGGATATCTGCcggcctcctcctcgtcgacgCACTCGATAGCCAGCGAGAATCAGGAGAATCGACAGCCGGCCAATCCGGAtcagttgctgttgcagcagcagcaaagtcAGCTGGCCCAGCCGCAGCATGCGATTGTCAGCAAGCCTCTGTCGGCGGAGAGGGGCATTATGCGGGGAGTTCTGACCCCGAATTCTTTAGAGAAGAACATCTTTCGGTACAATGATCCCACGGTTAATGGGGtattgcaacagcagcagttgcaacagcagcagatgcagcaacagcagttgcagcagcatcCCCATCATCATTCACAAACCTCCATTGCGGGAAACCAATACCTAAGTTCGCCGGGCGGCCTGCAGCATGCCCAATCGCAGACCTCGATGGCCTCCTCCTCGctcaacggcagcagcagcaatttgTTGcatcaacagcaacagcaacatgtcCACCCCATGCAGCATCCACATTACTGCCCGCCGGCGCCGCAGACGAGTGCCTCCAGCACCATGGAGCGAATGAATCCGTATCCTTATTTAGCGCATAATGGCAACGAGTACGAGGCCAGCACGCCATCGAGCACTCGCAGCAGGACACTGCcacgaaatggaaatggaagtggTCATCCCATGGGCAATAATAACCAGAGCGGAAGCTACGACGACATGCACGGCGAGTTCCAGATACAGATTTCCGGATTGGATACGAGCAGTGCTTTTGTTTGCAAGTCACCCACGCCCATGATGAAGTCCAGTTTGGTTGGAGGAGCAAGTCAGGCTGGTGGAGGAGCAAGAGGCCACCACAAGCTGAATCTAGGAATACCCGATCATTCGGGGGTTTATGTAAGAGGCGGCTGCCTGAATCCCAACTCGAATATGCCCAAGAACCTGGAGGATCTTGACGATCTGTTCAAGTACGCCGAAGAGCACGATGTGGCGGAGCATCACCAGCACAGCCAACAGAATCATCAGCAGaatcaccagcagcagcagagtcACCTGAAGCCAAATCCAGGATTACCACCCGGCAAGGAGCAGCTGTCGGCGAAGAGCAGCCACTGCAGCTCCGGCTACCAGAGCATCTCCACCAATCCCTCGCCCTCGCAGTCCTCCAGTCCCGTGGAGAGCCAGCTGAAGGCAGCGATGGGCAGTCACAATGCGCCGCTGGCCTTCAAGAATCCCTCCTACCAGCTGCAGCCGAGTCAGGCGGGCAGATCATCGGCACCTAGTAATCCCCAGCAACAGTTTGGCAGCCGCTTAAAGCCCATTGGAGGTGGCCTAGTGGCCGCTAGAGCAGCTTTTCTCAACAGCGGTGGCAACCTGGAGACGGCGGCGGCTACACTGACGCCCAGTTCCTCGGACGAACAGCTCTCGGCGGATAACTATTTCAGCTatgcagcggcagcggcggccggAGCGGGATTGTCCGGGAAGATGGAGGCACAGCGCTCGctcagcggcggcagcagctcctccactTCGGCCTCTGCCGCATCCACCTCAAATCTGGGCAAGAATGGCGGGGGTTCAACGGCCTACGGGCGGCTAAATGGACCGCTCAAGCGGGAGGATGTCTACGGGGCAGCTGCAGGacaccatcagcagcagcagcagcagcagttgcaacaGCAGAGGGATCGGGAACGGGATCAGGAACTCAAGCAGTATGCAGGCAGTGTGGCGGGCAGCGTGGGCTCAGCCACTTCGGCGGCCCAGAGGCGACTGAGCTTGGACTCGGCGCGAACGCTTTCCGACAGCAGCACGGATACGGAAG GACACTGCAATCAATTGCAGGAGGGCAAGCGACGCAGGCAGTtgcgcagcagcggcggcagcggcgagGGAAagggcaatggcaatggcaatggctACGACCAGAACGGGGAGAtccagctgctgcagcagacCCTGGACACGCTCTGCCACACGCTCGACCGCGACGAGGCCGAGCTGCGCGACTCCAGCGACGAGCTGTTCGGAATCCAGCGGCCAGCGGGCAGCGCCGGCAGCAATGGCTCGAACAATCTCAGCCTGCAGTCGGAGTCCACCATGCGCAGCATCATCGACAG CTTCTTTCAATCCTCCTGCAGACTCATCACcatggaggaggagctgcggCGCGAGCAGCTCAAGATGTCGCTGGCGCTGTCGCACAAGCAGCGCGTGATCGAGGAGCAGGGCCAGCAGATAGCGGCCCTGGATGCGGCCAACAGTCGGCTGCTGAGCGCCCTGACCGCCCTGCGCCAGCGGTACgagacgcagcagcagcagcaacagcagcagcagcaccaagCACCACCAAAGACCCAGAAGCCACAGTGA
- the raskol gene encoding ras GTPase-activating protein raskol isoform X7 — protein MGRRTYLSRASAISYPSRIEGWLDVCETEGELTRLIKTLPWGPLYCVLQQDDQTFTAYCSEEISRGDVCYEDIPRVRLDRVRRPAKAFWDGPPTLAEENEDSDSCVGGEMSGINDIVLNTTLYSELGEYKSKTLPRIHFDTALNDTSLNEDTSYEKACRRGSAPTTPILGSKQHQSENNATSRFTNFFSKKSNPLKRTKSVTKLERTKRGSGGLRGSRSHESLLSSHAVMSTIDLSCTGAVGVAPVHQSVLGRRHCFQVRGGPRGERYYSCGSRQERDLWIYSLRKSIAPNAEHTRRTDNSLKMWVYEAKNLPPKKRYFCELQLDKTLYGRTSVKLQTDLLFWGEHFDFPDIPEINVITVNVFREVDKKKKRDKYQFVGSVKIPVHDVTSRVPCEQWYPILSDKAGDSLGRTSGGGGSSGSKDKEQLPTLRIKCRFQSTDILPINVYANFLAYLKENYKRVCETLEPVIGVKAKEDIGQALVLLMHAQGLAGAFLTDVVALDLLRVGDQRLTFRGNSLATKSMEAFLKLTGEQYLQDTLSAPINELIQSERDCEVDPTKASGSSAGSLQRQQAALRGAVRGAWQCIFESHKHFPAQLRNCFATFRERLQQLGRQDMADNLISASIFLRFLCPAILSPSLFNITSELPSARATRNLTLVAKTLQTLANFTRFQGKENFMEFLNDFLEQEAARMQQFLEIISTRPEHPAPDSILDWAGYIDQGKQLSILHSLLSESLAKLPEARQHELDPLQHILDEISRAKEHGNLGTALPGGYLPASSSSTHSIASENQENRQPANPDQLLLQQQQSQLAQPQHAIVSKPLSAERGIMRGVLTPNSLEKNIFRYNDPTVNGVLQQQQLQQQQMQQQQLQQHPHHHSQTSIAGNQYLSSPGGLQHAQSQTSMASSSLNGSSSNLLHQQQQQHVHPMQHPHYCPPAPQTSASSTMERMNPYPYLAHNGNEYEASTPSSTRSRTLPRNGNGSGHPMGNNNQSGSYDDMHGEFQIQISGLDTSSAFVCKSPTPMMKSSLVGGASQAGGGARGHHKLNLGIPDHSGVYVRGGCLNPNSNMPKNLEDLDDLFKYAEEHDVAEHHQHSQQNHQQNHQQQQSHLKPNPGLPPGKEQLSAKSSHCSSGYQSISTNPSPSQSSSPVESQLKAAMGSHNAPLAFKNPSYQLQPSQAGRSSAPSNPQQQFGSRLKPIGGGLVAARAAFLNSGGNLETAAATLTPSSSDEQLSADNYFSYAAAAAAGAGLSGKMEAQRSLSGGSSSSTSASAASTSNLGKNGGGSTAYGRLNGPLKREDVYGAAAGHHQQQQQQQLQQQRDRERDQELKQYAGSVAGSVGSATSAAQRRLSLDSARTLSDSSTDTEGHCNQLQEGKRRRQLRSSGGSGEGKGNGNGNGYDQNGEIQLLQQTLDTLCHTLDRDEAELRDSSDELFGIQRPAGSAGSNGSNNLSLQSESTMRSIIDSFFQSSCRLITMEEELRREQLKMSLALSHKQRVIEEQGQQIAALDAANSRLLSALTALRQRYETQQQQQQQQQHQAPPKTQKPQ, from the exons ATACTTCCTATGAGAAGGCGTGCCGCCGTGGATCAGCGCCCACTACGCCGATTTTGGGCAGCAAACAGCACCAGTCGGAGAACAATGCCACCTCGCGATTCACCAACttcttttccaaaaa ATCCAATCCCCTGAAGCGGACCAAGTCGGTGACCAAATTGGAGCGTACCAAGCGCGGATCCGGCGGACTGAGGGGCTCCCGCTCGCACGAGAGTCTGCTGTCCAGTCACGCCGTCATGTCGACCATAG ATCTCTCCTGCACtggggcggtgggcgtggcgccGGTGCACCAGTCAGTCCTCGGGCGGCGTCACTGCTTTCAGGTGCGCGGCGGGCCGCGTGGCGAGCGCTACTACTCGTGCGGATCGCGCCAGGAGCGCGATCTCTGGATCTACTCGCTGCGCAAGTCGATAGCCCCGAATGCCGAGCACACTCGCCGCACGGACAACTCGCTGAAGATGTGGGTCTACGAGGCGAAGAATCTGCCGCCGAAGAAGCGTTACTTTTGCGAACTGCAGCTGGACAAAACGCTCTACGGGCGGACGTCGGTGAAGCTGCAGACGGATCTGCTCTTCTGGGGCGAGCATTTCGATTTCCCCGACATCCCAGAGATCAATGTGATCACGGTGAACGTTTTTCGGGAGGTGGACAAAAAGAAGAAGCGGGACAAGTATCAGTTTGTGGGTTCAGTGAAGATACCCGTTCACGATGTGACCTCGCGAGTGCCCTGCGAGCAATGGTATCCCATACTCAGCGACAAGGCGGGCGATAGTCTGGGCAGAACTTCTGGAGGTGGTGGATCGAGTGGTTCGAAGGACAAGGAGCAACTGCCCACGCTGAGGATCAAGTGCCGTTTCCAGAGCACCGACATCCTGCCCATCAATGTGTATGCCAACTTTTTGGCCTATCTCAAGGAGAACTACAAGAGAGTTTGCGAAACTCTAGAGCCCGTGATTGGTGTGAAAGCCAAGGAGGATATAGGACAGGCACTGGTTCTCCTCATGCATGCCCAGGGATTAGCCGGAGCCTTTCTCACCGATGTGGTTGCCCTGGATTTACTACGCGTCGGTGATCAGCGACTGACTTTTAGGGGCAACTCGCTGGCCACCAAGAGCATGGAGGCGTTTCTCAAGCTCACCGGCGAGCAGTATCTGCAGGATACCCTCTCGGCGCCAATTAACGAACTCATCCAATCGGAAAGGGATTGCGAGGTGGATCCCACGAAGGCGAGCGGTTCGTCGGCGGGTTCACTGCAGCGTCAGCAGGCCGCTTTGCGTGGAGCGGTGcgaggggcgtggcagtgcATCTTCGAGTCGCACAAGCATTTTCCCGCCCAGCTGCGTAATTGTTTTGCCACCTTCCGGGAGCGCCTGCAACAATTGGGCCGCCAGGATATGGCCGACAACCTGATCTCGGCCAGCATCTTTCTGCGTTTCCTGTGCCCCGCCATCCTGTCGCCGTCGCTTTTTAATATCACCAGCGAATTGCCCTCCGCAAGGGCCACTCGCAATCTCACTTTGGTGGCCAAGACCCTGCAAACGTTGGCCAATTTCACGAGGTTTCAGGGCAAGGAGAACTTTATGGAGTTCCTGAATGATTTCCTCGAACAGGAGGCCGCTCGCATGCAGCAGTTTCTGGAGATTATATCGACAAGGCCCGAGCATCCTGCTCCCGATTCGATACTCGATTGGGCGGGGTACATTGATCAGGGCAAGCAGCTCTCCATTTTGCACAGCCTGCTCAGCGAGAGTCTGGCCAAGCTGCCGGAGGCCAGGCAGCACGAGTTGGATCCACTGCAGCACATTCTCGACGAGATTAGCCGGGCCAAGGAGCATGGGAATCTGGGAACAGCTCTGCCTGGAGGATATCTGCcggcctcctcctcgtcgacgCACTCGATAGCCAGCGAGAATCAGGAGAATCGACAGCCGGCCAATCCGGAtcagttgctgttgcagcagcagcaaagtcAGCTGGCCCAGCCGCAGCATGCGATTGTCAGCAAGCCTCTGTCGGCGGAGAGGGGCATTATGCGGGGAGTTCTGACCCCGAATTCTTTAGAGAAGAACATCTTTCGGTACAATGATCCCACGGTTAATGGGGtattgcaacagcagcagttgcaacagcagcagatgcagcaacagcagttgcagcagcatcCCCATCATCATTCACAAACCTCCATTGCGGGAAACCAATACCTAAGTTCGCCGGGCGGCCTGCAGCATGCCCAATCGCAGACCTCGATGGCCTCCTCCTCGctcaacggcagcagcagcaatttgTTGcatcaacagcaacagcaacatgtcCACCCCATGCAGCATCCACATTACTGCCCGCCGGCGCCGCAGACGAGTGCCTCCAGCACCATGGAGCGAATGAATCCGTATCCTTATTTAGCGCATAATGGCAACGAGTACGAGGCCAGCACGCCATCGAGCACTCGCAGCAGGACACTGCcacgaaatggaaatggaagtggTCATCCCATGGGCAATAATAACCAGAGCGGAAGCTACGACGACATGCACGGCGAGTTCCAGATACAGATTTCCGGATTGGATACGAGCAGTGCTTTTGTTTGCAAGTCACCCACGCCCATGATGAAGTCCAGTTTGGTTGGAGGAGCAAGTCAGGCTGGTGGAGGAGCAAGAGGCCACCACAAGCTGAATCTAGGAATACCCGATCATTCGGGGGTTTATGTAAGAGGCGGCTGCCTGAATCCCAACTCGAATATGCCCAAGAACCTGGAGGATCTTGACGATCTGTTCAAGTACGCCGAAGAGCACGATGTGGCGGAGCATCACCAGCACAGCCAACAGAATCATCAGCAGaatcaccagcagcagcagagtcACCTGAAGCCAAATCCAGGATTACCACCCGGCAAGGAGCAGCTGTCGGCGAAGAGCAGCCACTGCAGCTCCGGCTACCAGAGCATCTCCACCAATCCCTCGCCCTCGCAGTCCTCCAGTCCCGTGGAGAGCCAGCTGAAGGCAGCGATGGGCAGTCACAATGCGCCGCTGGCCTTCAAGAATCCCTCCTACCAGCTGCAGCCGAGTCAGGCGGGCAGATCATCGGCACCTAGTAATCCCCAGCAACAGTTTGGCAGCCGCTTAAAGCCCATTGGAGGTGGCCTAGTGGCCGCTAGAGCAGCTTTTCTCAACAGCGGTGGCAACCTGGAGACGGCGGCGGCTACACTGACGCCCAGTTCCTCGGACGAACAGCTCTCGGCGGATAACTATTTCAGCTatgcagcggcagcggcggccggAGCGGGATTGTCCGGGAAGATGGAGGCACAGCGCTCGctcagcggcggcagcagctcctccactTCGGCCTCTGCCGCATCCACCTCAAATCTGGGCAAGAATGGCGGGGGTTCAACGGCCTACGGGCGGCTAAATGGACCGCTCAAGCGGGAGGATGTCTACGGGGCAGCTGCAGGacaccatcagcagcagcagcagcagcagttgcaacaGCAGAGGGATCGGGAACGGGATCAGGAACTCAAGCAGTATGCAGGCAGTGTGGCGGGCAGCGTGGGCTCAGCCACTTCGGCGGCCCAGAGGCGACTGAGCTTGGACTCGGCGCGAACGCTTTCCGACAGCAGCACGGATACGGAAG GACACTGCAATCAATTGCAGGAGGGCAAGCGACGCAGGCAGTtgcgcagcagcggcggcagcggcgagGGAAagggcaatggcaatggcaatggctACGACCAGAACGGGGAGAtccagctgctgcagcagacCCTGGACACGCTCTGCCACACGCTCGACCGCGACGAGGCCGAGCTGCGCGACTCCAGCGACGAGCTGTTCGGAATCCAGCGGCCAGCGGGCAGCGCCGGCAGCAATGGCTCGAACAATCTCAGCCTGCAGTCGGAGTCCACCATGCGCAGCATCATCGACAG CTTCTTTCAATCCTCCTGCAGACTCATCACcatggaggaggagctgcggCGCGAGCAGCTCAAGATGTCGCTGGCGCTGTCGCACAAGCAGCGCGTGATCGAGGAGCAGGGCCAGCAGATAGCGGCCCTGGATGCGGCCAACAGTCGGCTGCTGAGCGCCCTGACCGCCCTGCGCCAGCGGTACgagacgcagcagcagcagcaacagcagcagcagcaccaagCACCACCAAAGACCCAGAAGCCACAGTGA